Proteins from a genomic interval of Chryseobacterium indologenes:
- a CDS encoding N-acetylornithine carbamoyltransferase — protein sequence MKKFTAVSDVENLQEIIKKALEIKANPLSETEKGKGKTIGLVFLNSSLRTRLSSQIAAQNLGLNVLTLNAAQEAWNLEFADGAVMNGDTVEHIKDAIEVLNQYCDIIAVRCFAGMKSKEDDVNESILSQFEKHAKVPVISLESATRHPLQSLADCITITENWKKDHKPKVVLTWAPHIKPIAHAVGNSFAEWMQEMDVELLIANPEGYDLDPVFTKDTKVIHDQDEALKDADFIYVKNWSSFDDYAAMPEVKGDWMLTNEKLESTNNAKVMHCLPVRRNVELSDEVMDGENSIIYQQAKNRIFSAQAVFSEILDSI from the coding sequence ATGAAAAAATTTACAGCTGTAAGCGATGTTGAAAACTTACAGGAAATCATAAAAAAAGCTTTAGAAATCAAAGCAAATCCACTTTCTGAAACAGAAAAAGGAAAGGGAAAGACCATAGGACTTGTATTTTTAAACTCAAGTTTAAGAACCCGTTTAAGCAGTCAGATTGCAGCTCAAAACCTAGGGTTAAATGTTTTAACGTTAAATGCAGCCCAGGAAGCGTGGAATCTTGAATTTGCGGACGGAGCAGTAATGAACGGTGATACGGTAGAACATATCAAAGATGCCATTGAAGTTTTGAATCAATATTGTGATATTATTGCCGTACGTTGTTTCGCAGGAATGAAGAGCAAAGAAGATGATGTGAATGAAAGTATTCTGAGCCAGTTTGAAAAACATGCAAAAGTACCTGTTATTTCCCTGGAATCTGCAACTCGCCACCCGCTTCAGAGTTTAGCAGACTGTATTACCATTACGGAAAACTGGAAAAAAGATCACAAGCCAAAAGTAGTTCTTACCTGGGCACCGCATATCAAGCCGATCGCCCATGCTGTAGGAAATTCTTTTGCAGAATGGATGCAGGAAATGGATGTTGAGCTGCTGATTGCCAATCCGGAAGGATATGACCTGGATCCTGTTTTTACAAAAGATACAAAAGTAATTCATGATCAGGATGAAGCATTGAAAGATGCGGATTTTATTTATGTTAAAAACTGGTCATCCTTTGACGACTATGCTGCGATGCCTGAAGTAAAAGGAGACTGGATGCTGACCAACGAAAAGCTGGAGAGTACCAACAATGCCAAAGTAATGCACTGCCTGCCGGTTCGTCGTAATGTTGAATTAAGCGATGAAGTAATGGATGGCGAAAATTCAATTATTTACCAACAGGCAAAGAATCGTATTTTCTCAGCCCAAGCCGTCTTCAGTGAAATTTTAGACAGTATATAA
- the argB gene encoding acetylglutamate kinase, translating to MKQKIYIIKIGGALIDDERLLDQFLDQFSDIKERKILVHGGGKLATTLADKLGIEQKMINGRRITDKETLDIVTMVYAGGINKNIVEKLQQKKCNAIGFSGADGNLIKAKKREHPEIDFGFVGDINKKSVNRKLVSKLIKLDLVPVFSAITHDKKGNLFNTNADTIASVMAQALSEKYEVELLYCFDKEGVLEDVNDPESLIKTVSEEEFTVLKEEGKLHKGILPKLENALGAIKNNVDKVFLIKETELKNHIENHHAGTEICL from the coding sequence ATGAAACAGAAAATATACATCATAAAAATAGGCGGAGCGCTCATTGATGATGAACGATTACTGGATCAGTTTTTAGATCAGTTTTCCGATATCAAAGAAAGAAAGATCCTTGTGCACGGCGGAGGGAAGCTGGCTACCACCTTAGCTGATAAGCTGGGAATCGAGCAGAAAATGATCAACGGAAGGAGGATTACCGATAAGGAAACATTGGATATTGTAACAATGGTCTATGCCGGGGGAATCAATAAAAATATCGTAGAAAAGCTTCAGCAGAAAAAATGCAATGCCATTGGCTTTTCCGGTGCAGACGGAAACCTGATCAAAGCTAAAAAAAGAGAACATCCTGAAATTGATTTCGGATTTGTAGGGGATATCAATAAAAAAAGTGTGAACAGGAAACTGGTTTCAAAACTTATCAAGCTGGATCTTGTGCCGGTATTTTCGGCCATAACACATGATAAAAAGGGTAATCTTTTCAATACCAATGCTGATACAATTGCCTCTGTAATGGCGCAGGCATTGTCTGAAAAATATGAAGTGGAATTATTGTACTGCTTTGATAAGGAAGGAGTGCTGGAAGACGTGAATGACCCTGAATCATTAATCAAAACGGTTTCTGAAGAAGAATTTACCGTATTAAAGGAAGAAGGAAAACTGCACAAAGGGATTTTACCCAAACTTGAAAATGCTCTTGGAGCGATAAAAAATAATGTAGATAAAGTGTTTCTGATTAAAGAAACAGAATTAAAAAACCATATAGAGAATCATCATGCAGGAACTGAAATCTGTTTATAA
- a CDS encoding M20 family metallo-hydrolase: MQELKSVYNKEELLNNAVGLLKNLIEIPSFSKDEFNTSVEIENFFKKHQIPTKRFKNNIWAVNKNFDVFKPSVLLNTHHDTVKPNKAYTLDPFVPVEKDGKLYGLGSNDAGASLVSMAQVFLYFYHKEDLQYNLVIALTAEEEISGFDGIEALFPQLPNVELAIVGEPTQMNLAIAEKGLLVIDGEMKGTPSHAAHPNDDNSIVKCMQDLQNILNFKFPKVSEYLGEVKITLSGIHAGVQHNVVPESCNFTLDVRVTDEYSNQEAFEIIQSQMKSTLTARSFRLNSSKIEMDHPFVKAGLEIGRTTYGSPTSSDQAIIPCTSVKIGPGDSRRSHTADEFIYINEIEEGIEIYIRILEKVL, translated from the coding sequence ATGCAGGAACTGAAATCTGTTTATAATAAAGAAGAATTATTGAATAATGCGGTCGGATTGCTTAAAAATTTGATTGAGATTCCTTCATTCAGTAAAGATGAATTCAATACTTCGGTAGAAATTGAGAACTTTTTTAAAAAGCATCAGATTCCGACGAAGCGTTTTAAAAATAACATCTGGGCGGTGAATAAGAACTTTGACGTGTTCAAGCCGTCTGTCTTATTAAACACCCATCATGATACGGTAAAGCCAAATAAAGCGTACACCCTTGATCCGTTTGTACCCGTAGAAAAAGATGGAAAGTTGTATGGACTGGGAAGTAATGATGCAGGAGCTTCTCTGGTTTCTATGGCGCAGGTTTTTTTATATTTTTATCATAAAGAAGATTTACAATATAATTTAGTTATTGCTTTGACGGCAGAGGAGGAGATCTCAGGATTTGATGGAATCGAAGCTTTATTTCCGCAGCTACCCAATGTAGAACTCGCTATTGTAGGAGAACCCACGCAGATGAATCTGGCGATTGCAGAAAAAGGTCTTTTGGTGATTGATGGAGAAATGAAAGGTACTCCTTCTCATGCCGCTCATCCTAATGATGACAATTCGATTGTGAAATGCATGCAGGATTTGCAGAATATTTTAAACTTTAAATTTCCAAAAGTTTCGGAATATCTGGGTGAAGTTAAAATTACTTTATCAGGAATTCACGCAGGAGTCCAGCACAACGTTGTTCCTGAGTCATGTAATTTCACATTGGATGTAAGGGTAACGGATGAGTATTCCAACCAGGAAGCCTTTGAAATCATTCAGTCTCAAATGAAATCTACCCTTACGGCGAGGTCTTTCAGGCTGAATTCCTCAAAAATTGAAATGGATCACCCGTTTGTAAAAGCAGGTCTTGAAATCGGAAGGACAACTTATGGTTCGCCTACCTCCTCAGATCAGGCCATTATTCCATGTACATCGGTGAAAATAGGCCCCGGAGACAGTAGGCGCTCTCACACGGCGGATGAATTCATCTATATCAATGAAATAGAAGAAGGGATAGAAATCTATATCCGGATTTTAGAAAAAGTGTTATAA
- the argH gene encoding argininosuccinate lyase gives MKKIWQKDDLATNILVNNFTVGKDLDFDERLAKYDVKGSMAHCKMLSETGIISQEESEQMLYVLSTILDTIEDGSFEIDKEAEDIHSQIEAILIEELGDTGKKIHTARSRNDQVLLDIKLYLLDEIREITALTDEFFQILIKLADQHKNVLLPGYTHLQIAMPSSFGLWFGAYAEALLDDVEMLFSTKNIINKNPLGSAAGYGSSFPINRESTTYNLGFQSMNYNSVYAQMTRGKSEKLLSMAMATLAGTLGKFAYDVCLYLNQNFDFISFPKEFTTGSSIMPHKKNPDIFELVRARCNRIQALPNELILLTNNLPSGYHRDVQLTKEILFPAIDSLKECLEIVSYTLPNIQVKDGILEDEKYKYLFSVEKINQEVKNGSSFRDAYVKVGQEIENNEFEFEPGNLDHTHQGSLGNLCLDKIEYQFNKLKNKLLG, from the coding sequence ATGAAAAAAATATGGCAGAAGGATGACCTTGCCACCAATATATTAGTCAATAACTTTACCGTAGGAAAAGATCTTGACTTCGACGAACGTTTAGCGAAATATGATGTTAAAGGTTCTATGGCCCATTGTAAAATGCTGTCAGAAACAGGGATTATTTCTCAGGAAGAATCCGAACAAATGTTATACGTTTTAAGTACAATCCTTGATACAATTGAAGATGGTAGTTTTGAAATTGATAAAGAAGCTGAGGATATCCATTCTCAGATAGAAGCAATTCTCATTGAAGAACTGGGAGATACAGGAAAGAAAATTCATACCGCAAGATCAAGAAATGACCAGGTTTTATTGGATATTAAATTGTATCTTCTGGATGAGATCCGTGAAATAACAGCATTGACAGATGAGTTTTTTCAGATTTTAATCAAATTGGCAGATCAGCATAAAAATGTTCTGCTTCCGGGATATACGCATTTGCAGATTGCCATGCCTTCGTCTTTCGGATTGTGGTTTGGAGCGTATGCAGAAGCTTTGTTAGACGATGTTGAAATGTTGTTTTCCACAAAGAATATTATCAACAAAAATCCATTAGGTTCAGCGGCAGGGTATGGTTCTTCTTTCCCGATTAACCGTGAAAGTACGACATACAACTTAGGTTTCCAGTCGATGAATTATAATTCGGTATATGCACAGATGACGCGTGGAAAATCAGAGAAATTACTTTCAATGGCAATGGCAACATTGGCAGGAACGCTGGGCAAATTTGCATATGATGTTTGTCTGTATTTAAATCAGAATTTTGACTTCATCAGTTTCCCTAAAGAATTTACCACGGGAAGCAGCATCATGCCTCATAAGAAAAATCCTGATATTTTTGAGCTGGTTCGTGCACGGTGCAATAGAATCCAGGCTCTACCGAATGAGCTTATTTTGCTGACCAATAATCTTCCTTCAGGATATCACAGAGACGTACAGTTAACCAAAGAAATTCTTTTCCCTGCCATCGACTCCTTAAAAGAATGTCTGGAAATTGTAAGCTATACTTTACCGAATATCCAGGTTAAAGACGGAATTCTTGAGGACGAAAAATATAAATATCTTTTCAGTGTAGAGAAGATTAATCAGGAAGTGAAAAATGGAAGTTCGTTCCGTGACGCTTATGTAAAAGTAGGGCAGGAGATCGAAAACAATGAATTTGAATTCGAACCCGGAAATCTTGATCACACCCACCAGGGAAGTTTAGGGAACCTTTGCCTGGATAAAATAGAATATCAGTTTAATAAACTGAAAAATAAATTATTGGGTTAG